From the Plasmodium vivax chromosome 5, whole genome shotgun sequence genome, one window contains:
- a CDS encoding protein kinase C inhibitor, putative (encoded by transcript PVX_089540A), producing MYFPPLLSCLIPLLFMNPSGGAIRCGFRNFAFNCFTKIAYSNKYLTRAINRRLGKMADEEEKALAAAGKDENGDSIFGKIARKEVKVDLVYEDDKVLAFNDINPQAPVHILVIPKMRDGLTRLSKAEERHKEILGHMMWAVSEIVKKNNLGDFRLVVNNGPEACQSVYYLHLHILAKRQMKWPPG from the exons ATGTACTTCCCGCCGCTGCTTTCATGCCTCA TTCCCCTGCTCTTTATGAACCCCTCCGGTGGAGCCATCAGATGTGGCTTTCGAAATTTCGCCTTTAACTGTTTCACCAAGATAGCCTACAGCAACAAGTACCTCAC ACGAGCCATAAACAGACGACTGGGCAAAATGGCGGACGAGGAAGAGAAAGCCCTTGCGGCCGCGGGGAAGGACGAAAACGGAGACTCAATTTTTG GAAAAATCGCGAGGAAGGAAGTGAAGGTTGACCTCGTGTACGAAGACGACAAG gtccTCGCCTTTAACGACATCAACCCGCAGGCACCCGTGCACATCCTCGTGATCCCCAAAATGAGAGATGGGCTGACGAGGCTCAGCAAGGCGGAGGAGAGGCACAAGGAGATCCTGGGCCACATGATGTGGGCG GTCTCCGaaattgtgaagaaaaacaacctGGGCGACTTCCGCCTGGTCGTCAACAACGGGCCCGAGGCCTGCCAGTCCGTGTACTACCTGCACCTGCACATCCTGGCCAAGCGGCAGATGAAGTGGCCCCCCGGATGA